A part of Desulfobacter sp. genomic DNA contains:
- a CDS encoding DNA-3-methyladenine glycosylase I, translating to MERCGWCTSDPDYIHYHDREWGVPVHDDSTLFEFLILEGAQAGLSWLTILKRREGYRKAFAGFDPEKVARFSEKKINELLLDTGIIRNKLKVNAAVTNARAFLRVQEEFGSFDAYAWRFVDGRPLINAFASPDQVPATSKISDAFSKDLKQRGFKFTGSTIIYAHMQATGMVNDHLVSCFRYREVMEENR from the coding sequence ATGGAACGCTGCGGCTGGTGCACATCGGATCCGGATTATATCCATTACCACGACAGGGAGTGGGGGGTGCCGGTACACGACGATTCCACCCTGTTTGAATTTCTCATCCTGGAGGGGGCCCAGGCCGGGCTTTCCTGGCTGACCATTCTCAAACGGCGGGAAGGATACCGCAAGGCCTTTGCCGGGTTCGACCCGGAAAAGGTGGCCCGGTTTTCCGAAAAAAAAATCAATGAGCTGCTCCTGGACACAGGTATCATCAGGAACAAACTCAAGGTGAATGCCGCAGTAACCAATGCCCGGGCGTTCCTCAGGGTCCAGGAAGAATTCGGCTCCTTTGACGCCTATGCCTGGCGGTTCGTGGACGGCCGGCCCCTCATCAACGCCTTTGCCTCCCCGGACCAGGTGCCGGCCACCTCAAAGATTTCCGATGCCTTTTCAAAGGATTTAAAACAGCGGGGGTTTAAGTTCACCGGTTCCACCATCATTTACGCCCACATGCAGGCCACGGGAATGGTCAATGACCACCTGGTCTCCTGTTTCAGATACCGGGAAGTTATGGAGGAAAACAGATGA
- a CDS encoding enoyl-CoA hydratase/isomerase family protein — translation MEETRLKIELKDRICILTLNDPGHLNAMSEEMSQVFRDTITDLGEDGTVKVLILTGAGRAFSAGGNLDDIAGNYKGDPAALKKASVEFYSRFLCIRNLKVPTIAAVNGHAVGAGACLALACDMRMAGESARFGFPFARLGLHPGMGAEYLLHRIVGEAKTFELLMTGALVESQEAMDMGMVNHVVADEELMDKTMDLARRIAAMPDLPLKMMKETIPAARTATLDECLHRQAAYQAINYMTEDFKEGIDALKARRAPKFRDRY, via the coding sequence GTGGAAGAGACCAGACTTAAAATTGAGTTAAAGGATCGTATCTGCATATTAACCCTCAATGATCCCGGGCATCTGAACGCAATGAGTGAAGAGATGTCACAGGTTTTCAGGGACACCATCACCGACCTGGGGGAGGACGGTACGGTAAAGGTGCTGATTCTTACCGGTGCCGGCCGGGCCTTCAGCGCCGGGGGCAACCTGGACGATATTGCCGGGAATTATAAGGGCGATCCGGCTGCCCTGAAAAAGGCCTCCGTTGAATTTTACAGTCGGTTTCTCTGCATCCGGAACCTCAAGGTGCCCACCATTGCAGCCGTCAACGGCCATGCCGTCGGGGCAGGTGCCTGCCTCGCCCTGGCCTGCGACATGCGCATGGCAGGGGAGAGCGCCAGATTCGGCTTCCCCTTCGCCCGTCTGGGACTCCATCCGGGGATGGGGGCGGAATATCTGCTCCATCGCATCGTGGGGGAGGCAAAGACCTTTGAGCTTCTCATGACCGGCGCCCTGGTGGAATCGCAGGAAGCCATGGACATGGGCATGGTCAACCATGTGGTTGCCGACGAAGAACTCATGGATAAAACCATGGACCTGGCCCGGCGGATTGCTGCCATGCCCGACCTGCCCCTGAAGATGATGAAAGAGACCATCCCCGCTGCCCGCACCGCCACACTGGACGAGTGCCTCCATCGCCAGGCCGCCTACCAGGCCATCAATTATATGACAGAAGATTTCAAAGAGGGGATTGACGCCCTGAAGGCCAGGCGGGCCCCGAAGTTCAGGGACAGGTATTGA
- a CDS encoding 2-C-methyl-D-erythritol 2,4-cyclodiphosphate synthase, translating into MAAGFRIGTGTDVHELVAGRDLVIGGVKIDHPLGLKGHSDADVLLHAVCDALLGAAGLGDIGEHFSDTDPAYKGIASGLLLDECVQKIRDRGWSIANLDATIFAQAPKMAPHKEAIAANIAGYLGVGTERVNIKATTTEHLGFVGRKEGIAAQAAVLLYEE; encoded by the coding sequence ATGGCGGCAGGGTTTAGAATCGGCACCGGCACCGATGTACATGAACTGGTGGCGGGCCGTGACCTGGTCATTGGCGGGGTAAAGATCGACCACCCCCTGGGGCTCAAGGGGCATTCCGATGCGGATGTGCTGCTCCACGCCGTATGCGATGCACTGTTGGGTGCGGCCGGACTGGGGGATATCGGTGAGCATTTTTCCGATACCGATCCGGCTTATAAGGGAATCGCAAGCGGCCTGCTTCTGGATGAATGTGTCCAAAAAATCCGGGACAGGGGATGGAGCATTGCCAACCTGGATGCCACGATTTTTGCCCAGGCCCCCAAGATGGCTCCCCATAAAGAGGCCATTGCCGCCAATATTGCCGGATACCTGGGGGTCGGAACTGAACGGGTGAATATCAAGGCCACCACCACCGAACATCTGGGATTTGTGGGGCGCAAAGAGGGCATTGCCGCCCAGGCTGCGGTGCTGTTGTACGAAGAATAA
- a CDS encoding amino acid ABC transporter substrate-binding protein, with protein sequence MVEDPWPPYTIGEYGEPSGGIAVDLTREIFRRIGLVPRLELYPWQRVLKMAETGKVDGIMLLMRTKEREAFLVYTDKLFTNMDRVFSNRKSHSTPVRTLEDLSDFRLGYVLGYVYGDKVDNLLAKLAEKAFAAYTSEENLRYLVDGRVDFIIESRNVVQGILSLHPEWAGRIHEMDIEMETYDYYMGISRKSKYASRIKDLNSAIAQMKSDGTMDRLAGGAGNR encoded by the coding sequence ATGGTTGAAGACCCATGGCCGCCTTATACCATTGGCGAGTACGGGGAGCCGTCAGGGGGGATTGCCGTCGACTTGACCCGGGAAATTTTCAGGCGCATCGGCCTTGTGCCCCGGCTTGAACTCTACCCCTGGCAGCGGGTGCTGAAAATGGCCGAAACCGGCAAGGTGGACGGAATCATGCTGCTGATGAGGACAAAGGAACGGGAGGCTTTTTTGGTGTACACGGATAAATTGTTCACCAATATGGACCGGGTCTTTTCCAATAGGAAATCCCACAGCACCCCTGTCCGTACCCTAGAGGATCTTTCAGATTTCCGGCTCGGCTATGTTTTAGGCTATGTTTACGGCGACAAGGTAGACAATCTTTTAGCCAAACTGGCGGAAAAGGCATTTGCGGCTTATACCTCTGAAGAAAACTTAAGATATCTGGTGGACGGGCGGGTGGATTTTATCATCGAATCCCGGAATGTGGTCCAGGGCATCCTGTCGCTTCATCCTGAGTGGGCAGGCAGGATCCACGAAATGGATATTGAAATGGAGACCTATGACTACTACATGGGGATTTCCAGAAAATCAAAATATGCCTCCCGGATTAAAGATTTAAACAGCGCCATAGCACAGATGAAATCCGACGGCACCATGGACCGACTGGCCGGCGGCGCAGGGAACCGTTAA
- a CDS encoding cysteine--tRNA ligase encodes MSLKIYNTLNGKKEEFVPVHPGKVGMYVCGPTVYDTSHIGHARSVVVFDMIFRWLKQLDYEVTYVRNFTDVDDKIIRKSNETGDSCTAITEKYIDEFHNEMDALNVLRPTMAPKATEHIDHIIRFIEMLIEKGKAYHVEGGDVYFSIKSFKDYGKLSGRNPDDMQAGARIAVDEKKHSPLDFTLWKPAKPGEPAWDSPWGKGRPGWHIECSAMSYEYLGEGFDIHGGGKDLIFPHHENEIAQSEAVFGGQFVKYWIHNGFVDINNEKMSKSLGNFTMIKEVLADYSPEVIRLFLLSKQYRSPIDYSEDSMREVSVGLDRIYGFMDRLENAGLASGSDARGALWEEFARAMNDDFNSARALAGVFEAVKKGNKLLDDTKDAPGEEDKALLAGIYADIKSISGILGIFMLSPKAYFSAKKQKGMADKDIDPAVVDDLIAQRAAARKEKNFARADEIRDQLQAMNIVLEDGPEGTVWRFEQ; translated from the coding sequence ATGAGTCTGAAAATTTATAATACCCTGAACGGCAAAAAGGAAGAATTCGTCCCGGTCCATCCGGGCAAGGTGGGCATGTATGTCTGCGGCCCCACTGTCTACGACACCAGCCACATCGGCCATGCAAGGTCCGTGGTGGTCTTTGATATGATTTTTAGGTGGCTCAAGCAGCTGGACTACGAGGTCACCTATGTCCGGAATTTCACCGACGTGGACGACAAGATCATCAGAAAATCCAATGAAACCGGAGATTCCTGCACGGCCATCACGGAAAAATACATTGACGAGTTCCACAATGAGATGGATGCCCTCAATGTGCTCCGGCCCACCATGGCCCCCAAGGCCACCGAGCATATCGACCATATCATCCGGTTCATTGAGATGCTCATTGAAAAGGGCAAGGCCTACCATGTGGAAGGGGGGGATGTTTATTTCTCCATCAAGTCTTTTAAAGACTACGGCAAGCTTTCCGGCCGGAATCCCGATGACATGCAGGCCGGTGCCAGGATCGCCGTGGACGAGAAAAAGCACAGCCCCCTGGATTTTACCCTGTGGAAACCGGCCAAGCCCGGCGAACCCGCCTGGGACAGCCCCTGGGGCAAGGGACGGCCCGGCTGGCACATTGAATGTTCGGCCATGAGCTATGAATACCTGGGAGAGGGATTTGACATCCACGGCGGGGGCAAGGACCTGATTTTCCCCCACCATGAAAATGAGATCGCCCAGAGCGAGGCCGTATTCGGCGGGCAGTTCGTCAAATACTGGATCCATAACGGGTTCGTGGATATCAACAATGAAAAAATGTCCAAGTCCCTGGGCAATTTCACCATGATCAAAGAGGTGCTGGCCGATTATTCCCCGGAAGTGATCCGGCTTTTCCTTCTTTCAAAACAATACCGTTCCCCCATTGACTACAGCGAGGACAGCATGCGTGAGGTATCCGTGGGGCTGGACCGGATCTATGGATTTATGGATCGGCTGGAAAATGCGGGCCTGGCATCGGGCAGCGACGCCAGGGGGGCGCTCTGGGAAGAGTTCGCCCGGGCCATGAACGACGACTTTAATTCAGCCCGGGCCCTGGCTGGGGTATTTGAAGCCGTTAAAAAGGGGAACAAGCTCCTGGATGACACCAAGGATGCCCCGGGTGAAGAAGACAAAGCCCTGCTGGCGGGTATTTATGCCGATATAAAATCCATTTCAGGCATTCTGGGGATTTTTATGCTTTCGCCCAAAGCGTATTTTTCTGCCAAAAAGCAGAAGGGCATGGCGGACAAGGATATCGACCCGGCCGTGGTGGATGACCTCATTGCCCAGCGGGCCGCCGCCAGAAAGGAAAAAAACTTTGCCCGTGCCGACGAGATCCGGGACCAGCTCCAGGCCATGAACATTGTCCTGGAAGACGGGCCGGAAGGGACGGTCTGGCGGTTTGAACAATAA
- a CDS encoding ABC transporter substrate-binding protein codes for MKRQFLFILFFCGLAAGLFCCTSAIGAMKVTFLNPDPPGSPFWTNMTRFMQSISDDLNIELQVFYGDRTRFENKSNFQRAISQPDKPDYIMTILQVGTAEYMLEAAEKAGVKIFVINTDIPEFFKNKIGTPRDKYSNWIGHMHPDDEKGGALLGETLYKKISARNLNPGPPFAMLGISGSYESSPAFYRNQGMETVINRYADIVQRQVVFAYWNKKKAYEITNVLLRRYPDISIIWCAGGAMTFGVIEAIEAQSDLYKSKLLFGTFDWGSDIVQLIKEGKIYASVGGHFLNGGWSLILLYDYHHGIDFKDEMGVTIQKPLSVITPDNVVRYESLLSTENWDSINFKEFTKTHRGRDFSYSFTIEALNK; via the coding sequence ATGAAACGGCAATTTTTATTTATCCTGTTTTTCTGTGGTTTAGCAGCAGGCCTATTCTGTTGTACGTCTGCAATCGGGGCGATGAAGGTCACTTTTTTAAATCCTGATCCACCCGGCAGCCCGTTCTGGACAAATATGACCCGATTTATGCAATCTATTTCCGATGATTTGAATATTGAGTTGCAGGTTTTTTACGGTGACCGCACTCGGTTTGAGAATAAATCAAATTTTCAAAGAGCCATATCCCAGCCGGATAAACCCGACTACATAATGACTATTTTGCAGGTCGGCACAGCTGAATATATGTTGGAAGCTGCAGAAAAAGCAGGCGTTAAAATATTTGTAATCAACACGGATATTCCTGAATTTTTTAAAAATAAGATCGGCACGCCCCGCGATAAATATTCAAACTGGATAGGACACATGCATCCGGATGATGAAAAAGGAGGGGCGTTGCTTGGTGAGACACTGTATAAAAAAATATCCGCCCGAAACTTAAACCCCGGCCCCCCCTTTGCCATGTTGGGAATATCCGGCAGCTATGAATCCAGCCCCGCCTTTTATAGAAATCAGGGGATGGAAACCGTGATCAATCGATATGCCGACATCGTCCAAAGACAGGTCGTATTCGCCTATTGGAATAAGAAAAAAGCATACGAGATTACCAACGTATTACTGCGGCGCTATCCCGACATTTCCATTATCTGGTGTGCCGGTGGGGCGATGACCTTTGGCGTCATTGAAGCCATCGAAGCACAATCCGATTTATATAAAAGCAAACTGCTGTTCGGCACCTTTGACTGGGGAAGTGATATTGTTCAACTCATCAAAGAGGGTAAAATATATGCCTCTGTGGGCGGCCATTTTTTAAACGGCGGTTGGAGTCTGATACTTTTATATGACTATCATCATGGGATTGACTTCAAGGATGAGATGGGGGTGACGATTCAAAAGCCGCTGTCAGTGATCACGCCTGATAATGTCGTCAGATATGAATCACTCCTATCAACGGAAAACTGGGATTCGATTAATTTTAAGGAATTCACAAAAACCCACAGGGGACGGGATTTTTCATATTCTTTCACAATAGAGGCATTGAATAAATAG
- the tsaE gene encoding tRNA (adenosine(37)-N6)-threonylcarbamoyltransferase complex ATPase subunit type 1 TsaE produces the protein MKQEIITHDAQDTMDLGQKIGAELARHTSFFAMALTGDLGAGKTCFVQGLARGLGVDEGYYITSPTFNIINEYPAGSRRLLHLDLYRLGEADELEFLGLEELLGEDAVAAVEWPGLMEETGFEFHLRLDFQFDADFNRIISLFPSGQQGTNLLSNVFSQ, from the coding sequence ATGAAACAGGAAATCATCACCCATGATGCCCAGGACACCATGGACCTGGGGCAGAAAATCGGTGCTGAACTGGCCCGGCACACCTCTTTTTTCGCCATGGCGCTTACCGGGGATCTGGGTGCAGGAAAGACCTGTTTTGTCCAGGGCCTTGCCCGGGGCCTGGGGGTGGACGAGGGGTACTATATCACCAGCCCGACCTTTAATATCATTAATGAATACCCGGCCGGCAGCCGGCGGCTCCTCCACCTGGACCTCTACCGGCTGGGCGAGGCCGATGAACTTGAATTTTTAGGGCTTGAAGAACTGCTTGGAGAAGATGCCGTGGCCGCCGTGGAATGGCCCGGCCTGATGGAGGAAACCGGATTTGAATTCCACCTGCGGCTGGACTTCCAGTTCGATGCTGATTTTAACCGGATCATTTCTCTTTTTCCTTCTGGACAACAGGGAACAAATTTGCTAAGCAACGTATTTTCGCAATAG
- a CDS encoding DUF2804 domain-containing protein, whose amino-acid sequence MMKLDSPWSGPFNLENTSIITGLPLAGRFRNLFREKRWCYAGIVSPDIFFGAAVVHLGYAASGFCFAFDRETGKMEEFTKVCLPTGRIRYDRHPETGICRYTGRNARIEFSGNLTAYKQIRADLPGLGADIEFSGSGFAPMHFPMDMGGGKTAFTTKAAGPAASGSIRLGSKTIHLDPETSFTLYDWTHGAYHRQTFWNWACGAGRAKDNTDPSAAPMVGFNFSRGVYEGDRLENTLWIDGIPEPVGRMDYAYDAANPMAPWQVSSEDGRIDLKFHPEGIRRADDNFFLLASRFIQPCGRFDGDIRTLSGRHLTLENAGGVVEEHYAKW is encoded by the coding sequence ATGATGAAACTCGATTCGCCCTGGTCCGGCCCCTTTAACCTGGAAAATACCAGCATCATCACAGGCCTTCCCCTGGCCGGCCGGTTCCGCAACCTGTTCAGGGAAAAACGCTGGTGCTATGCCGGAATTGTTTCGCCCGATATCTTTTTCGGGGCGGCCGTGGTTCACCTGGGATACGCGGCTTCCGGCTTCTGCTTTGCCTTTGACCGGGAAACCGGAAAAATGGAGGAATTCACAAAGGTCTGTCTGCCAACGGGCCGGATACGGTATGACCGGCACCCTGAAACCGGCATCTGCCGGTATACCGGCAGGAACGCGCGAATAGAGTTCTCCGGGAATTTAACCGCATACAAACAGATCAGAGCTGACCTGCCCGGCCTGGGCGCGGATATTGAATTTTCAGGGTCGGGTTTCGCCCCCATGCATTTTCCCATGGATATGGGCGGCGGAAAAACCGCTTTTACCACCAAGGCCGCAGGACCGGCCGCCAGCGGGAGTATCCGCCTGGGTTCAAAAACGATCCATCTCGATCCGGAGACAAGTTTCACTCTCTACGACTGGACCCACGGGGCCTACCACCGGCAGACCTTCTGGAACTGGGCCTGCGGCGCAGGCCGGGCAAAGGATAACACAGATCCGTCGGCCGCCCCCATGGTGGGATTTAATTTTTCCAGGGGGGTGTATGAAGGGGACCGGCTGGAAAACACCCTGTGGATAGACGGGATACCGGAGCCGGTGGGCAGGATGGATTATGCCTATGATGCCGCCAACCCCATGGCCCCCTGGCAGGTCTCATCAGAGGACGGCCGGATCGACCTGAAATTTCATCCCGAAGGCATCCGCCGGGCAGACGATAATTTTTTCCTTCTGGCCAGCCGGTTTATCCAGCCCTGCGGACGGTTTGACGGGGATATCCGCACCCTTTCCGGCCGGCACCTTACCCTTGAAAACGCCGGGGGAGTGGTGGAAGAACATTACGCAAAATGGTAA
- a CDS encoding NAD(P)H-hydrate dehydratase → MILVTAKQMQEMDRKTINQFGIPGLVLMENAGRGALETLVDAFAPIENRRVAVVAGRGNNGGDGFVMGRYLMEMGVRVSFILLAGRERVAGDARVNMELAEALLPEHPDSQFMEVPDKASFERLRDTILDHDLFVDAIFGTGLNSDVRGFFRDVILSLNGSGQPIFSVDIPSGINSDTGAVCGTAIAAMATATFAFAKAGHVLYPGNLHTGDLEIIDIGIPGHIARAGQPDLFLPEKEDIAELLPNRSFNSHKGSAGHLLALAGAPGKTGAAALCANAAVRSGAGLVTLGLPEGLVPTMEPMVIEPMALGLAQTASGTLSASSLNTVTGFLAGKQALALGPGIGRDPDTRELVRALVTESTVPMVIDADGLNCLADDPGCLKVAKVPVILTPHPGEMARLINKTSRDVQADRLGIARDFAARFKVILVLKGAQTLTACPDGTCYICPTGNPGMASGGMGDVLTGMIAGFLAQGMAPEAAAVSGTFIHGLCGDLLAGDFPLGFTASDMVETIPAALAELTA, encoded by the coding sequence ATGATTCTTGTCACGGCAAAACAGATGCAGGAAATGGACAGGAAAACCATAAACCAGTTCGGTATACCCGGCCTGGTGCTCATGGAAAATGCCGGCCGGGGGGCATTGGAAACCCTGGTGGACGCCTTTGCACCGATTGAAAACCGGCGGGTGGCTGTTGTGGCAGGCCGGGGCAACAACGGGGGAGACGGCTTTGTCATGGGCCGTTACCTCATGGAAATGGGGGTGCGGGTCAGCTTTATCCTCCTGGCCGGCAGGGAGAGGGTGGCCGGAGACGCCCGGGTGAACATGGAACTGGCCGAGGCCCTGCTGCCTGAGCATCCCGACTCCCAGTTCATGGAAGTACCCGACAAAGCATCCTTTGAACGGCTCCGCGACACCATCCTGGACCACGATCTATTTGTGGATGCCATTTTCGGCACCGGCCTGAACTCGGATGTACGTGGTTTTTTCAGGGATGTTATCCTGAGCCTGAACGGATCGGGTCAACCGATTTTCAGTGTGGACATCCCCTCGGGCATCAATTCCGATACCGGAGCGGTCTGCGGGACGGCCATCGCAGCCATGGCAACCGCCACCTTTGCCTTTGCCAAGGCCGGACACGTCCTTTACCCCGGGAATCTGCACACCGGCGACCTTGAAATCATTGATATCGGGATTCCCGGACACATTGCCCGGGCCGGGCAGCCAGACCTTTTCCTGCCTGAAAAAGAAGATATTGCCGAACTCCTCCCAAATCGCTCCTTCAACAGCCACAAGGGCAGTGCCGGCCATCTCCTGGCCCTGGCAGGCGCCCCCGGCAAAACCGGGGCGGCAGCCCTTTGTGCCAATGCCGCCGTACGCTCAGGGGCCGGCCTGGTAACCCTGGGGCTTCCAGAAGGACTGGTTCCGACAATGGAACCCATGGTCATCGAACCCATGGCCCTGGGCCTGGCCCAGACTGCCTCCGGCACCCTTTCCGCAAGCAGCCTTAACACCGTCACCGGATTTCTGGCCGGCAAACAGGCCCTGGCCCTGGGGCCGGGCATTGGAAGGGATCCGGATACCCGGGAACTGGTCAGGGCACTGGTGACAGAATCAACGGTGCCCATGGTCATCGACGCCGACGGCCTCAACTGCCTGGCCGATGATCCGGGATGCCTGAAGGTGGCAAAAGTTCCGGTGATTCTCACACCCCATCCCGGAGAAATGGCCCGGCTCATCAATAAAACAAGCCGGGATGTGCAGGCGGACCGCCTTGGCATTGCCCGGGATTTTGCCGCCCGGTTCAAGGTCATTCTGGTGCTCAAGGGCGCCCAGACCCTCACGGCCTGCCCCGACGGCACCTGCTATATCTGCCCCACGGGGAACCCGGGCATGGCATCGGGGGGCATGGGGGACGTGCTCACAGGGATGATCGCCGGATTCCTTGCCCAGGGCATGGCCCCGGAAGCCGCCGCTGTATCCGGCACATTTATCCACGGTCTCTGCGGTGACCTCCTGGCCGGCGACTTCCCCCTGGGATTCACGGCTTCGGATATGGTGGAAACCATCCCGGCAGCGCTGGCGGAGCTCACCGCATGA